The sequence TTCTTGAAACATCATCCGGACATCTTCAATTGTCTTACAATGTGCAAGAGCCCACATGACCACTTCATGGGGTGCAAGTGATTGATTTGGTATGCTCTCTTGAACATAACTCGCGTAACCTTCAAAATATAAAGCCGCTGCTGCCAGTCCATATTCATTGATACCATCCGCGAGCGCGTAGGTACCAATGTTTTTTGCGAGCCCAAAATATGCATAATGACTCGAAATCTCATGATTTAAATAAGCAAAATGAAGTGGAACATTGCGTGGAAATAAAACCATTTCAGGGTCTAGTTCAAATGAAAAATCCATTGTTCGTGCCATTAAAAAATGATTTTGAGTACTTTTTAACGTGATGTTTGTACACATAAAAACACCTCCCAAGTTTGCCTTGCATAATTATTATAGGGGAAATCTTTATACAATACATAAATCTGATATGATTTCGCAAGAATATCATGGTTTCATCACAATTTGATTTTCATCCACATCTTCATTTATTAACAAAATATCACACTAGATTTGGCTCTGGGTGTTACGATTAGTTTAAGAATCCAATAGCAGGAGGTGCATGATGTTATTAATCGGTGAAGTTGCACAGTTTTCAGACATTGCATTTAATGTAATACTTGGTGGTTTTGGTATGTTCTTGTTGGGCATTAAGTTGCTTGGGGATGGCTTCAAGGATGCGGCAGGATCCAAAATCAGAGATTATATCGAACGTTATACGGGTAATTTACTCTCCGCAATTCTAGTTGGGACAGTAATCACTGCGTTGATGCAATCGAGTACAGCCGCTACTGTAATTTCTATTAGTCTTGTTCGTGCAGGTTTGATGAGTCTTGAAGCGGCGATTGGAATCTCTGTGGGGGCGAATTTAGGGACGACGGTTACAGCTTTAATGATCGGACTGAATATTGAGGCGATGGGTTATTACTTTGTCTTTATTGGGGCTCTAATTCTACTCACAAAGAAACGATACAAAAGTGTGGGTCAAATATTCTTTGGGCTCGGAATAACATTTGTAGGGCTTGAATTAATGAGTGATCAGTTAATTATCTTGCAAGATGTTCCTCAGTTTGAAGCATATTTAGTTAAAATGTCAGATAATCCGTGGCTAGCCCTTTTGGCTGGGACCATTGGAACAGCAGTGATTAATTCATCAATGGCTGTGATTGCGCTTGTCCAGAAGATTTATGCCGGTGGTGGGATGACAATGGTTGCAGCATCTGCCTTCGTATATGGTTCTAATGTCGGGACAACATTAACGGCGATCCTTGCTTCAGCCGGAGGATCTGTATCCACAAAACGCGCTGGTTGGTTCCATGCCCTTTATAATGTGATTGGTGCTCTAATTACTATGTTATTTATCTATCCATATTCAAACTTTATTTTATATATTAATGGGAAAATGGGTGGTTCACCCGAAATGGCTGTAGGGATTAACCACTTCGTCTTTAATTTAATTTGGGTTGTAGGAATCATTCCATTTATTCCGGCCTGTATTCGACTTCTTAAAATCCTAATACCTGGAGAAGATCGTATTAAGGAACGTGAAAAAATTGAGGCTCTGGATTATGAATTAATTAAGACGTTTCCGGATGGAGCCTTTCAATTAGCACAGAAACAAACACTACAGATGGCTGATTTGGTTGTGGAATCTTTTGAAACGACACATGATTATCTTACAACACGTGATGAGGAAGACTTTGATGTTATTGGTCAGTTGGAAGAGATGGTTAACGAATTGGATTACAATTTAACACGATACCTTCTTGCGATTGCGAAGGATACACAACTGGATGGTCGCATGGCGGAACAATACTCAACCAGTGTTGATATCGTTAAAAATATTGAAAGAATGGGCGATATAACCACAAATATTGCGGAGTTTTATGAAAGAATATTTGAAAATAGAGGATCGTTTTCCGAAGAAGCATTGTACGATCTTGAAACGATGTACAAGTTGGTGTTGGATATGATTCAACGAAGTTTTAAAATGCTTAAATCGGATTCACTTCAAGGATATGAAAAACTTGTACAGGATGAGGATTACCTCGATTTAATCGATGAGAAATACCGTGAACGTCATTTCCATCGTATCTCGGATGGTATTTGTGACGATCCGATTGCAAGTAGTTTGTATGTAGATATTCTTGCCTCTTTAGAACGCTTAGGGGATCACTGCATAAATATTGTGGAGAAGGTAAAAGAACGTAATCCTGAGAAAACGATTGAAACTGAAATACAAGTTGATACAATGAATTAATATCGAATAAAGAGAGGTTTTTAGTAAATGTATTCAAAATTAAGTACGATGTATTATGAAACATCAAAACCCATTGGAACATCACTTGGTGGTGACATGGAGTTTTATTATCAAGCAATCAAGGACGCACGATCTATCCTTGAAGTTGGCTCGGGAACGGGTCGGTTATTAATTCCGTTTTTAAAAAATGGACTGGAAATTGAAGGTATTGATGCTTCTAGCGAGATGGTCTCGATGTGTATCAGTAATTGTATAGATCATGAAGTAAAACCACGTGTTAAACAAATTGATGTCTATGATATGAGTGAAGTTGGAACATTTGATTCGATTATTATTCCTACAGGAACATTTTGTTTATTTAGCGACCCAAATGCAGTGATTGAGAACTGTTATGAACATCTCGAGGAAGGTGGGAAGCTAGTTCTTGATTTAATCTTTCCACATGGATTTGTTCCGGGGAGTGTTCATCGCCACGTAGTTTATCCGAATCAAAAGGATGTATTGTTTCTTGAAGATCATCAACATACAATTAATTGGCAAGCACAGCAAACCAGACAGTTTTTTAAATATGAACTCTGGCGTGAAGATAAATTTTGTGAACAGGAATTAGAAGTATTTGATTTATATTGGTATCAAATAGATCAGATGGAAACGATGTTAAGGAATAGTGGTTATGGTCAGATTGAGTGGTTTGGAGATTACACTAGCGGATATGATGTTGGAGCAGATTACGAGGTTCTAACACTATGTGCATATAAATAAAAAAAGAGTCAACTTTAAGTGGAGTAGTAAACTAAAAGTAGACAAGTAAAAAAGACTTGTCTACTTTTTTTGTGTAATAATTAAATCCACGATAAAACGGAGGGATTAATGATGGGAAGACCCAAAGGTGGATTAAATGATAAATGGACTTATGAGGATCGCATTAAAGTCGTTACACGTCATGTTGATGAACATATAAGTGTTGCGAAACTATCACAAGTCCTAAAGGTACGATTAATGGGTGGATTGATCGATTCATGCGCGATGGTAAAGAGGGTTTAAAAAAATAAGAAAAAGACAGGAAATCATTTTTCTGCGCTTCATACGAGTAAATCATTAACTGAGATTGACGACTTCAACTCGAAATTCTAAAACGAGATATTGAGATTGCACGATTAAAAATAGGGTA is a genomic window of Erysipelothrix amsterdamensis containing:
- a CDS encoding class I SAM-dependent methyltransferase; translated protein: MYSKLSTMYYETSKPIGTSLGGDMEFYYQAIKDARSILEVGSGTGRLLIPFLKNGLEIEGIDASSEMVSMCISNCIDHEVKPRVKQIDVYDMSEVGTFDSIIIPTGTFCLFSDPNAVIENCYEHLEEGGKLVLDLIFPHGFVPGSVHRHVVYPNQKDVLFLEDHQHTINWQAQQTRQFFKYELWREDKFCEQELEVFDLYWYQIDQMETMLRNSGYGQIEWFGDYTSGYDVGADYEVLTLCAYK
- a CDS encoding Na/Pi cotransporter family protein, which produces MLLIGEVAQFSDIAFNVILGGFGMFLLGIKLLGDGFKDAAGSKIRDYIERYTGNLLSAILVGTVITALMQSSTAATVISISLVRAGLMSLEAAIGISVGANLGTTVTALMIGLNIEAMGYYFVFIGALILLTKKRYKSVGQIFFGLGITFVGLELMSDQLIILQDVPQFEAYLVKMSDNPWLALLAGTIGTAVINSSMAVIALVQKIYAGGGMTMVAASAFVYGSNVGTTLTAILASAGGSVSTKRAGWFHALYNVIGALITMLFIYPYSNFILYINGKMGGSPEMAVGINHFVFNLIWVVGIIPFIPACIRLLKILIPGEDRIKEREKIEALDYELIKTFPDGAFQLAQKQTLQMADLVVESFETTHDYLTTRDEEDFDVIGQLEEMVNELDYNLTRYLLAIAKDTQLDGRMAEQYSTSVDIVKNIERMGDITTNIAEFYERIFENRGSFSEEALYDLETMYKLVLDMIQRSFKMLKSDSLQGYEKLVQDEDYLDLIDEKYRERHFHRISDGICDDPIASSLYVDILASLERLGDHCINIVEKVKERNPEKTIETEIQVDTMN